The stretch of DNA CGGGTTCGGCATCGCCATGAGCGAAGAGGAGGCCAGTGCCGGCGGCCACGCGACAGAGACCCTGAGCTGGATCGCCCTGGAGCGCGGCAGCGGGACGACGGCCGACGGCCGCGCGGTCACGGTGTTCAACGACGGCGCCAGCAGCCAGTTCAGTCTGGTGCCCTTCGGCCAGACCTTCGATCGGCTGTTCCCGGTGTTTTTGGGCGATGTTGTCACGACGCGCGGCGACGACCCGGTCTTCCTGCGCTACCGCAGCCTGACCCCCGGCTCGGTGCAGCTCCGCCTACAGGAAGAGCAGTCGTTCGATCCCGAAACCGGCCACAGCTCTGAGACCGTCTCGATCTTCGTCGGCGAGTAACCGGCGCACAGCAGACACCCCCGCGTTCCACTTGCGGCACGCGGGGGGTGTCTCATGAGCCGATGCGGGTCGACTTCTCACCTGTGCCGCCCGGCCGCTGCCGCGCAGATGATCTGCGTCAAGGTTTCCCCGATCCCGGCGCCCTACTCTCCGATCCGAGGGAACCTGCGTTTAGGAGGACAGGACCATGTTGGTGGTAAAGGATCTCATGAGCGATGCGCTCGAGGTCGTGTCTCCGGAGGCGCCTCTCCATGAAGTCATGGCAAAGATGAACCAGGCGGGCTATCGGCACCTGCCGGTGGTGGACGGCGGGGATCTGGTCGGCATCATCACCGACCGCGACCTGCGCCTGGCGGTCAACTCGCCGCTGGTCGAGCAGGAGGCCGGCGTCAAGCGCGAGACCGTGCTCGACCAGTTCCGGGTCGGCGAGTGCATGCACCCCGATCCCGAGTGCGTGTCGCCGGACACGCCGGCGCGCGAGGTGGCCGATCTCCTGTCGCTCAACAAGTTCGGCGCCATGCCCGTCGTGGACCGGGGCAAGCTGGTCGGCATGATCAGCTACATCGATTTCCTCAAGCACTACGCCAGCCAGCCCTAGAGCAGATTCACATGTTTAGTTGGAAACCACGAAGTGGTTCCATCAAGACATGATCCGCCCTAGCAGGTTGATATCGAGCGGGAGCGCTACTGCTTCTTCTCCCGAAAGTCCTGGTGGCAGGCCTTGCACTCGTTCGTGATCTCGGCGAAGAGGGGTTTCGCCGCCTGGGCGCCCTTCGCCGCCGCCGCCTCCAGACGTGCCGCCTGACTGCGCAGCGCTTCCGCGCTTTCTTCGAACTGGTCCCAAGCGCTCCAGATCGTCTTCTTCGCCTCGCTTGGATGACCGTCGCTGCCTTCCGGGAAGGTTTCCGGCATCTTGTCCGCATGGCCGGCGATGGTCGCGGCGGAAGCCCGTGCCAGCGCGACGTTCCAAGCCGTCTCGCCTTTCACCATCGGCGCCAGCGCCTTCATGGCCTTCGCCATTTCCTTCATCATCTCCATCCGGTGCTTGACGATGCCGGTGGCGCCCTCGTGGGCCGTGGCGCCCATCGTCGTAAGAAAGGCAGTGCCGGCAAGAGCCAGGATCAGAACGGAACGAGATTTCATCAGCCTTCGGCCTCTGGAGGTTGCTTCGCGCATGACGGCCTTCTTACGGCGAGAGTAACTGAATGGCTCCACGCCAGGTGACAAGAGGTACGACGGCCACGGAGCCCTTGTCCTGAAATCGGTCTTTGCGGAGCGCTTCACATCGCGGCTCCGAGCGCCTACCTCAAGGGCTCAATCAATCGAACAGGAGGGGCTGGCATGTCTGGCAAACCGATTCTCTACGGCTTCGACGGATCCACCTACGTCCGCACCGTCCGGATACTCCTCAGGGAGAAGGGCGCCGACTACGAGCAGGTCCCGGTCAATGTGCTGGCCGGCGAGCCCCGGCAGCCGGAGCACCTGGCGCGCCATCCCTTCGGCAAGGTGCCGGTCATGGACATCGACGGCATGCGAATTCGCGAGACCGATGCGATCTGCCGCTATCTGGACGAGACCCTGGCCGGGCCGTCCTTCGTCGCCGACACGCCGAAGGGCCGGGCGCGGATGAACGAGGCGATCTGCCTGATCAACAGCTACGGCTACAACGCCCTGGTCGGCGTCGCCGGATACCATCTCTTCCCGGACTTGATCGGGGGCGCCAATGACGAGGCCCGCCAAGCCGCGCTCAAGGAGAGCGAGAAGCTGCTCGGCCTCCTGATGACGGAGATCAAGGGCGACGATCCCTGGCTCGCGGGCACCGAGCCTAGCCTCGCGGACTTCCTGCTCGGCCCGATCTTCTTCTACGTCTCGCTGACGCCGGACGCCGAGCGCCTCCTGGCGGTCCCGGGCGTCGCCGACTGGTGGGAGCGTATTAAGGAGGTCGAGAGCTTCAAGGCGACGGAACCCGACCTCGGCTGATCGAAGCGGCGCGCCATCGCGTTGCTTCCTCGGGGAAGCGGAAACCGACGGTTCCCCTCAATGCCGCTCTCTCGCCCCGCGGGACTGCAGAGAGGGGCGTGTCAATCCGCACATTGATGCAGATCAAGGGCCGGATAACCAGGTCGTGCATCCTCCTCCCAGTGCCAAAGGGGAAGCCCCTGCCGGACCGCAGGGGCTTGGTTTTTGCAAAGGAGGTACAGGGGATGACCAGGGGCAGTCCCGGCGGGATCGCCGCCATTTTCGCGTTCTCAATCTATCTGGCGGCGTCTCTCGTCCCGGGCCAGGCGCTCGGGGAGGAGGAGGACGCCTTCGCGCCTTTCGGCCTCGATCTGAAGGGGTCCCTCGGGGAGGGGCGCCACGACCGCTACGTGCCGCCGATCACCAACCTGATCTTCAACGAGACGCCCTACATCACGACCGAGGCGCGGCCGTTCTACCTGTACAACGAGATCCCGGACGATTTCGTGACCGACGGCGGCAACTTCCACCTGGTCGGTTTGCAGCTCCGTCTCGCTCTGACCGAGAGACTCGGCTTCATCGCGACCAAGGACGGCTACGTCGACGCCAACTTCGACGAGGTCCTGGAAGACGAGGAGGGCTTCGCCAACATCGCCTTGGGCTTCAAGTACGCGGTCTATTCGGAGCCCGAGACGGAGAGTCTCCTGACGGCGGGCCTTCGCTACGAAATCCCGATCGAAGATCTTGAGACCGGGGGGATCGAGCTCCAGGGCAACGGCGACGGCTTCTTCAATCCCTTCATCACGGGAACGCGGACCTTCGGCGACTTCGGGCTGCAGGCAAGTCTGGGGGCCAACATCGCGGTCGACACCGACGAGGACACCTCGATCCTCCACTATTCGCTCCATGGCAACTACGAGGTCTACGAGGGACTCTTCACGATCCTCGAGATCAACGGCTTCACCGCCATCGACAACGGCAACCGCTCGGAGGACGCGTTGGGGCAGCTGGACGGCGTGGATGCCCTGAACTTCGGCAGCGAGGATCGGGACACGACGATCACGCTAGGCGGCGGCCTGCGCTATCACTTCACCGACAACATCCAGATCGGCGCCGGCGGCGAGACCCAGCTGACCGAGGACGACAACACGGTCCTGGACTACCGGGCCTACGTCGACTTCGTCTTCTCGTACTGAGATCCCGTCACGGGGCCAGAGCAGATTCACCGGGTTTGATGGATCGCCTTTGGCGATTCGGTCAAACCCGGATCTGCTCTAGTGCCGGAAGTGGCGCTGGCCGGTGAGGACCATGGCGAGTCCGGCCCGGTTGGCGGCGTCGATCACCTCATCGTCGCGCAGCGAGCCGCCGGGCTGGATCACCGCCTGGGCGCCGGCCTCGGCGGCGGCCAAGAGGCCGTCGGCGAAGGGAAAGAAGGCGTCGGAGGCGACCACCGAGCCCTCGGTTCCGGCCCGCGTGCCGCCAGAGGCGCGCACCGCGTCCCAGCTCTTCTGCGCGGCGATGCGCGAGGAGTCGACGCGGCTCATCTGGCCCGCCCCGATGCCGACCGTGGCGCCGTCCTTGGCGTAGACGATGGCGTTCGACTTGACGTGCTTGGCGACCCGGAAGGCGAAGATCAGGTCGGCCAGTTCCTCGGCCGTGGGCGCGCGCTTGGTCACCACGCGCAGGTCCGGCGGGGCGGTGCGGCCATTGTCGCGCCCCTGGACCAGGAGGCCGCCGGCCAGCGACTTGAACACCTGGCCCGGCGCGCCGGGGTCCGGCAGGTCGCCGGCCTCCAGCAGGCGGAGGTTGTTCTTGCCCTCCAGGGCGCGCGCCGCGCCCTCCGCGACGCGGGGCGCGATCACCACCTCGACGAAGAGCTCGGCGATCCGCGCGGCCGTCGCTTCGTCGAGCGTGCGGTTTACCGCCACGATGCCGCCGTAGGCGCTGACCGGGTCCGAGGCCAGCGCCTTCTCGTAGGCCGCCGAGAGGGTGGCGCCGACCGCCACGCCGCAGGGGTTGGCGTGCTTGATGATCGCCACCGCCGGTTCGTCGAACTCGGCCGCCAGCTCGTAGGCCGCGTCGGTGTCGTTCAGGTTGTTGTAGCTGAGCGCCTTGCCCTGGCGCTGCCTGGCGCCCGCCACGCCGGCGCGCGCGCCGAGCGGCTTGCCGTCGGCCAGGTAGAAGGCCGCCTCCTGGTGCGGGTTCTCGCCGTAGCGCAGCACTTCGGCCAGCTCGCCGGCGATCGTGATCTGCTTGGGGAAGCCGAGACCCTCCGCCTCGGCGAGCCAGCCGGCGATGACGCTGTCGTAGGCAGCGGTGTGGGCATAGGCCGCGGCCGCGAGGCGGCGGCGCAGTTCGGCCGACGTCGCGCCGTCGCGCGCCTCCAGCTCCTCGGCGACCGCCGCGTAGTCGGCGGGATCGGTCACCACGGTGACGAAGGCGTGGTTTTTCGCCGCGGCGCGGATCAGCGCCGGGCCGCCGATGTCGATGTTCTCGATGCAGGCCTCGCGGCCGGCGCCCGAGGCGAGCGCCTTGCGGAAGGGGTAGAGATTGACCGCGACCAGATCGATGCCCTCGATCCCGTGCTCCTCCATCGCGGCGGCGTGGCCGGCCGTGTCGCGCCGGGCCAGGATGCCGCCGTGGATCTTGGGGTGCAGAGTCTTGACCCTTCCATCCATGATCTCCGGGAAACCGGTGACCTCCGAGACCTCGGTGACCGCCACGCCGGCGGCCTGGAGCGCCTTGGCCGAGCCGCCGGTCGACAGGATCTCGATGCCGAGCGCCTGCAGCCGGCGGCCGAACTCGGAGATTCCGGTCTTGTCGGAAACGGAAATCAGGGCGCGTTTCACGGCGGCGGGCTCGGTCATCTCGGGGCTCCGAAGCGTCTCGGTGTCGGTCTCGATCTCGGTCAGGGCCGGGTTTATGCCCCGCCCGCGCGAGCGTCAAGCGGCGGCGGCGGCCCGCCGGCGATCATTTCGCCCCGAGCAGGCTCTGCGCCTCCTCGACCAGGCTCTTCATCAGCGCGGCGGCGGGAAGCTCCCGGCCGAGCGCGGCGGCCTGACCGTAGAGGAGGAACTGGAAATCGGGCTCTTCCGGGAGGCTGAAATGAAGGCTCGCGACGGCCGGCTTTATCTCAAGCACCAAAGAGAGCGTCTCCCGTGTCGAAGGGGCGAAGGCATGACTCCCCGCGAGCATCCTAG from Kiloniellales bacterium encodes:
- a CDS encoding CBS domain-containing protein — translated: MLVVKDLMSDALEVVSPEAPLHEVMAKMNQAGYRHLPVVDGGDLVGIITDRDLRLAVNSPLVEQEAGVKRETVLDQFRVGECMHPDPECVSPDTPAREVADLLSLNKFGAMPVVDRGKLVGMISYIDFLKHYASQP
- a CDS encoding cytochrome c, producing MKRSAKTDFRTRAPWPSYLLSPGVEPFSYSRRKKAVMREATSRGRRLMKSRSVLILALAGTAFLTTMGATAHEGATGIVKHRMEMMKEMAKAMKALAPMVKGETAWNVALARASAATIAGHADKMPETFPEGSDGHPSEAKKTIWSAWDQFEESAEALRSQAARLEAAAAKGAQAAKPLFAEITNECKACHQDFREKKQ
- a CDS encoding glutathione S-transferase family protein encodes the protein MSGKPILYGFDGSTYVRTVRILLREKGADYEQVPVNVLAGEPRQPEHLARHPFGKVPVMDIDGMRIRETDAICRYLDETLAGPSFVADTPKGRARMNEAICLINSYGYNALVGVAGYHLFPDLIGGANDEARQAALKESEKLLGLLMTEIKGDDPWLAGTEPSLADFLLGPIFFYVSLTPDAERLLAVPGVADWWERIKEVESFKATEPDLG
- a CDS encoding transporter, with the protein product MTRGSPGGIAAIFAFSIYLAASLVPGQALGEEEDAFAPFGLDLKGSLGEGRHDRYVPPITNLIFNETPYITTEARPFYLYNEIPDDFVTDGGNFHLVGLQLRLALTERLGFIATKDGYVDANFDEVLEDEEGFANIALGFKYAVYSEPETESLLTAGLRYEIPIEDLETGGIELQGNGDGFFNPFITGTRTFGDFGLQASLGANIAVDTDEDTSILHYSLHGNYEVYEGLFTILEINGFTAIDNGNRSEDALGQLDGVDALNFGSEDRDTTITLGGGLRYHFTDNIQIGAGGETQLTEDDNTVLDYRAYVDFVFSY
- the purH gene encoding bifunctional phosphoribosylaminoimidazolecarboxamide formyltransferase/IMP cyclohydrolase produces the protein MTEPAAVKRALISVSDKTGISEFGRRLQALGIEILSTGGSAKALQAAGVAVTEVSEVTGFPEIMDGRVKTLHPKIHGGILARRDTAGHAAAMEEHGIEGIDLVAVNLYPFRKALASGAGREACIENIDIGGPALIRAAAKNHAFVTVVTDPADYAAVAEELEARDGATSAELRRRLAAAAYAHTAAYDSVIAGWLAEAEGLGFPKQITIAGELAEVLRYGENPHQEAAFYLADGKPLGARAGVAGARQRQGKALSYNNLNDTDAAYELAAEFDEPAVAIIKHANPCGVAVGATLSAAYEKALASDPVSAYGGIVAVNRTLDEATAARIAELFVEVVIAPRVAEGAARALEGKNNLRLLEAGDLPDPGAPGQVFKSLAGGLLVQGRDNGRTAPPDLRVVTKRAPTAEELADLIFAFRVAKHVKSNAIVYAKDGATVGIGAGQMSRVDSSRIAAQKSWDAVRASGGTRAGTEGSVVASDAFFPFADGLLAAAEAGAQAVIQPGGSLRDDEVIDAANRAGLAMVLTGQRHFRH